A part of Gemmatimonas groenlandica genomic DNA contains:
- a CDS encoding alpha/beta hydrolase family protein, with the protein MRRWKSERVRVLLLSTLATTLVAGACVAPLKLARDDSDVVLSRQLLAAPNPSQKGSFAVKSLYYGSGTDKQRAVYRDSVTLKTAVVNGAKFASAPDPKQAQIRKKYWGFDFTKLPVNGRVWYPDAPGPFPLVLVVHGNHDMKQFSDPGYQYLGELLASRGYIVASVDENFLNGNIRGENDARGWMLLKHLQSWKRFNDSTGSPLQGKVDMHNIALMGHSRGGEAVTVAGAFNRLAYYPDDATVKFDFNFDIKSLVAIAPVDGQYRPADKPTPVANYNYLLMHGSHDGDVSTFNGLAQYERIRFTDGKPWFKSAVFVYRANHGQWNTTWGSLDGGPRSARSLDTRGFLSQADQRKFAEVYIAAFLDATLRGKSEYLPMFRDHRVVGQWLPKTMYTTRFQESGFRTAADFEEDVDVTSGSVRGIALSSDSVAVWKESPVPFRARGSTQAHNAVTIGWNNRIAGDDTTKLGKPASFAMQVSDSLRTSWNVGASSSLVFSLTPTDAKPGPRAAARDTTKKADSLSKSAAKKPAPKKPAPKDVKPDTVAVDLSIEVTDAAGRSASLPLSAYGVVRRPLESYVYRRAGRDKQRFANVYEIVLQTYAIPLADFTRATPGFDPARITHVRWRFDRSVAGTIILDNIGFSNMRPEFTAQTIGAAR; encoded by the coding sequence ATGCGACGTTGGAAATCAGAAAGGGTACGCGTCCTGCTGCTCTCGACGCTGGCGACAACGCTGGTCGCGGGTGCCTGCGTCGCCCCGCTCAAGCTGGCACGCGACGATTCGGATGTCGTGCTGTCCCGGCAACTGCTCGCCGCCCCCAATCCGTCGCAGAAAGGCAGCTTTGCCGTCAAGTCGCTGTACTACGGTAGCGGCACCGACAAGCAGCGTGCGGTCTATCGCGATTCCGTCACGCTGAAGACGGCGGTCGTGAACGGCGCGAAGTTCGCGTCGGCCCCTGATCCCAAGCAGGCCCAGATCCGCAAGAAGTATTGGGGCTTCGACTTCACGAAGCTGCCCGTCAATGGGCGCGTCTGGTATCCCGATGCACCGGGTCCGTTCCCGCTGGTGCTGGTGGTGCACGGCAACCATGACATGAAGCAATTCTCCGATCCCGGATATCAGTATCTCGGCGAACTGCTGGCGTCCCGTGGCTACATCGTGGCATCGGTGGACGAGAACTTCCTGAACGGCAACATTCGCGGCGAGAACGATGCGCGCGGCTGGATGCTGCTGAAGCATCTGCAATCGTGGAAGCGCTTCAACGACTCCACCGGCTCGCCGCTGCAGGGCAAAGTGGACATGCACAACATCGCGCTCATGGGTCATTCGCGCGGTGGTGAGGCGGTCACGGTGGCCGGCGCGTTCAATCGCCTGGCGTACTATCCCGACGACGCGACGGTGAAGTTCGATTTCAACTTCGACATCAAGTCGTTGGTGGCGATCGCGCCGGTCGACGGGCAGTATCGCCCGGCCGACAAGCCAACACCGGTAGCGAACTACAACTACTTGCTGATGCACGGCTCGCACGACGGCGACGTGTCCACGTTCAACGGGTTGGCGCAGTACGAGCGCATCCGCTTCACCGATGGTAAGCCGTGGTTCAAGTCGGCGGTGTTCGTATACCGCGCGAATCATGGACAGTGGAATACCACGTGGGGCAGTCTCGATGGCGGGCCGCGCAGCGCGCGCTCGCTCGATACGCGCGGGTTTCTCTCGCAGGCGGATCAGCGGAAGTTCGCCGAGGTGTACATCGCGGCGTTTCTCGACGCGACGTTGCGCGGGAAGAGCGAGTATTTGCCGATGTTCCGCGATCATCGCGTCGTGGGGCAGTGGCTGCCGAAGACGATGTACACGACGCGCTTTCAGGAGAGTGGATTCCGGACGGCCGCCGACTTCGAGGAAGACGTTGACGTGACGTCTGGGTCGGTGCGTGGTATCGCGTTGTCGAGTGACTCGGTGGCGGTGTGGAAAGAGTCGCCGGTGCCGTTCCGTGCGCGCGGATCCACGCAGGCGCACAACGCCGTCACGATCGGCTGGAACAATCGCATTGCCGGTGATGACACCACGAAGCTTGGAAAGCCGGCGTCGTTCGCCATGCAGGTCAGCGATTCGCTGCGCACCTCGTGGAACGTCGGCGCCTCGTCGTCGCTCGTCTTCTCGCTGACGCCGACCGATGCGAAGCCCGGTCCGCGTGCGGCGGCGCGCGACACCACCAAGAAGGCGGACTCGCTGTCGAAGAGCGCCGCGAAGAAGCCTGCGCCCAAGAAGCCGGCGCCCAAGGACGTGAAGCCCGATACAGTCGCTGTCGACCTCTCGATCGAGGTGACCGATGCCGCCGGGCGCTCGGCCTCGCTTCCGTTGTCGGCGTACGGCGTCGTCCGCCGTCCGCTCGAATCGTACGTGTATCGACGGGCCGGCCGCGACAAGCAGCGCTTTGCGAACGTCTACGAAATCGTGCTGCAGACGTACGCGATTCCTCTCGCGGATTTCACCCGCGCAACGCCCGGATTCGATCCGGCGCGCATCACGCACGTGCGGTGGCGCTTCGATCGCAGCGTGGCCGGCACCATCATTCTCGACAACATCGGCTTCTCCAACATGCGCCCCGAATTCACCGCACAAACGATCGGAGCGGCCCGATGA
- a CDS encoding mechanosensitive ion channel family protein — protein MRVRILISAALGFLAASLSLSQQARAQLGLPSRPSSTDSAATSVSSASPRAALQSFLRLAEANDWVGAAEYLSVSTAERDRASQLARRLKTILDQRLAIDVRTVSGAVSGDTTDGDMGGDRIGVITSVNGREDPVRMVRLSAPASGGPVRWVFSQATVGFIDSWFENLGAPWLRERLPRTLMREGPFNVYYWQWIGLGLAIPVVLLLAWGLGALLRNLLGRIARHTVTEWDDLLLEHLRGPFRLWAASLAIGPLLSLLDLNTRVAGFFTSLTRGLVLISIFWGLLRIIRLAQDRVANAAWATGQGTQARTLVPLLGNFLRVTLAIIALLVALAQFGYPVGTLLAGLGIGGIAVALAAQKTVEHLFGSVSLAADNAFRVGDWVRAGASEGAVERIGLRSTSIRTVDRTVVRIPNGRLADERIETFGERDRILLRTDIDLTYGTTPEQLERIRDALEAALRAHPLIFTDVVRVNVVAFTDSAIRVNVVAWFLTTDYQEFLHIRHAMLITFMRIIADNGSSFAFPSRTIYHVQQDGTTPVPVIGASAPAADV, from the coding sequence ATGCGCGTTCGCATCCTCATTTCCGCGGCGTTGGGCTTCCTCGCCGCCAGCCTGTCTCTCTCGCAGCAGGCCCGGGCCCAGCTTGGGCTCCCTTCGCGGCCCTCGAGCACAGACAGCGCCGCGACCAGCGTGTCTTCGGCATCGCCCCGGGCGGCGCTGCAGTCGTTCCTGCGCCTCGCCGAGGCAAACGACTGGGTCGGCGCCGCCGAGTATCTGTCCGTGTCCACCGCGGAGCGAGATCGGGCCTCACAGCTGGCACGTCGGCTCAAGACGATCCTCGATCAGCGTCTCGCGATCGATGTGCGCACGGTGTCCGGTGCCGTCTCCGGCGACACGACGGATGGCGACATGGGCGGCGACCGGATCGGCGTGATCACGTCGGTCAACGGCCGCGAGGATCCGGTCCGCATGGTGCGCCTGTCCGCGCCTGCGTCTGGAGGGCCGGTGCGATGGGTGTTCTCGCAGGCCACCGTCGGCTTCATCGATAGCTGGTTCGAGAATCTCGGCGCACCGTGGCTGCGTGAGCGGCTCCCTCGCACGCTGATGCGCGAAGGCCCTTTCAACGTGTACTACTGGCAGTGGATCGGACTCGGGCTGGCGATTCCGGTCGTGCTATTGCTGGCTTGGGGACTCGGGGCCCTGCTGCGCAATCTTTTGGGGCGCATCGCGCGACACACCGTGACCGAGTGGGACGATCTGTTGCTGGAGCATCTTCGCGGACCGTTCCGCTTGTGGGCGGCGTCGTTGGCGATCGGACCGCTCCTGTCGCTGCTGGACCTCAATACGCGCGTGGCCGGATTCTTCACGTCGCTGACGCGCGGTCTCGTGCTGATCTCGATCTTCTGGGGTCTGCTGCGCATCATCCGCCTCGCGCAGGATCGCGTGGCGAATGCGGCGTGGGCCACGGGGCAGGGCACGCAGGCGCGAACACTGGTTCCGCTGCTCGGCAACTTCCTGCGGGTGACGCTGGCGATCATCGCGCTGCTGGTGGCGCTGGCGCAATTCGGCTATCCCGTCGGCACGTTGCTCGCCGGTCTTGGTATCGGAGGTATCGCGGTGGCGCTGGCCGCGCAGAAGACTGTCGAACATCTGTTCGGCAGCGTGTCGCTGGCGGCTGACAACGCCTTTCGCGTTGGCGATTGGGTTCGCGCTGGTGCGTCGGAGGGCGCGGTCGAGCGCATCGGTCTGCGCTCCACGAGCATCCGAACGGTCGATCGCACGGTGGTGCGCATTCCCAACGGGCGGCTCGCCGACGAACGCATCGAGACCTTCGGCGAGCGCGACCGCATTCTGCTTCGCACCGACATCGACCTGACCTACGGCACGACGCCGGAGCAACTCGAGCGCATTCGCGATGCACTCGAAGCGGCGTTGCGCGCGCATCCCCTGATCTTCACCGATGTGGTGCGCGTGAACGTGGTGGCCTTCACCGATTCGGCGATACGCGTCAACGTGGTAGCCTGGTTTCTCACGACCGACTATCAGGAATTCCTGCACATCCGTCACGCGATGTTGATCACGTTCATGCGGATCATTGCCGACAATGGATCGAGTTTCGCGTTTCCCTCCCGCACCATCTATCACGTGCAGCAGGACGGCACAACGCCGGTTCCGGTCATCGGTGCCAGCGCGCCGGCCGCGGATGTATAG
- a CDS encoding histidine kinase, with protein MILPLLVLAQGDMIQAPPPLLATELAATLLQGAITTGLAALCAHLYVRYRRPWFGWFAVAWSVYVARLLCILSFLLTGERVWLYWHQVTTGWTALALLWSAIVFLRQPKARPAYLLLALFPALWSYVAIYQLDHFLWAALPAVLFLSGATMWTGWVFWRHHRIASSTGARLLAISFFLWGLHHLDYPFLRAQGAWTPWGYYLDISFELLVGFGLVLLVLDDLGRGVRALSALSGDLQRRDRTTDPLDALLSRPLALPGVRGTAMYLFDADGADDAAAADVLDGVLTAWRDEEPADPTLTGATPVGSAPATRGRFVRGAGSCSSWDNARPEKAVLDALTRMRISRRPQVVAAEGRQPFIAALPVGTGTRLVGALVMAGDVRNPFTALDDDFLLTLGQQVGAALEQSALDRQLATRTKALEQLSARMVRQHEDERRRLSRELHDETAQVFSAVKMQLEALRPLLAGGASPRLDRLLSLVDTGIASIRQVTSDLRPSLLDDLGLRPALHSLVTDFTERSGIRATFDAPGAFPPLHPDADLALFRALQEALSNVVRHAQASQVDVLVTVDDQGLVLSVRDDGNGFPIGRNGRIRDAEHRMGLTGMRERIFAIGGDVVIANRSKGAEVRISAPRVDVGLSTTLSTTPTP; from the coding sequence ATGATCCTGCCGCTGCTGGTCCTCGCGCAGGGTGACATGATTCAGGCGCCACCGCCACTACTGGCCACGGAGTTGGCCGCGACGCTGCTGCAGGGGGCGATCACCACCGGACTCGCGGCACTCTGCGCGCACTTGTACGTGCGGTACAGACGTCCGTGGTTCGGCTGGTTCGCGGTGGCGTGGAGCGTGTACGTGGCGCGCCTGCTTTGCATTCTCAGCTTTCTGCTCACCGGCGAGCGCGTGTGGTTGTACTGGCATCAGGTCACCACCGGGTGGACCGCGCTCGCGCTGCTCTGGTCGGCGATCGTGTTTTTGCGACAGCCCAAGGCGCGACCGGCGTATTTGTTATTGGCGCTCTTTCCGGCGCTTTGGTCGTACGTGGCGATTTATCAACTCGATCACTTCCTCTGGGCCGCACTGCCCGCGGTGTTGTTCCTGAGCGGCGCGACGATGTGGACCGGCTGGGTCTTCTGGCGTCATCATCGCATCGCGAGTTCGACCGGCGCGCGCCTGCTCGCCATTTCGTTCTTCCTCTGGGGACTGCACCACCTCGACTATCCGTTCCTGCGGGCGCAGGGCGCATGGACGCCGTGGGGCTACTACCTCGACATCTCCTTCGAGCTGTTGGTCGGCTTCGGACTGGTGTTGCTGGTGCTCGATGATCTCGGCCGCGGCGTGCGTGCCCTGTCGGCGCTCTCCGGCGACTTGCAGCGTCGCGATCGCACGACCGATCCACTCGATGCGCTGCTGTCACGCCCGCTCGCCTTGCCGGGCGTGCGCGGCACGGCGATGTACCTTTTCGATGCAGACGGCGCCGACGATGCGGCGGCCGCCGACGTGCTCGATGGCGTGCTCACAGCCTGGCGTGACGAGGAACCGGCCGATCCGACGCTGACTGGTGCGACACCCGTAGGAAGTGCACCGGCCACCCGCGGACGATTCGTGCGTGGTGCCGGTTCGTGTTCGTCATGGGACAATGCCCGGCCCGAGAAAGCCGTGTTGGACGCGCTGACGCGGATGCGAATCTCCCGGCGCCCGCAAGTCGTGGCGGCGGAAGGGCGACAACCGTTCATCGCCGCGCTGCCGGTGGGTACCGGCACGCGTCTGGTCGGCGCCCTGGTAATGGCGGGCGACGTGCGCAATCCGTTTACCGCACTCGACGACGACTTCCTGCTTACGCTCGGTCAGCAGGTCGGCGCCGCACTCGAACAGTCGGCGCTCGATCGTCAGTTGGCCACCCGCACGAAGGCACTTGAGCAGCTCTCCGCCCGCATGGTGCGGCAGCACGAAGACGAGCGTCGTCGTTTGTCGCGCGAATTGCATGACGAAACCGCGCAGGTGTTCTCGGCGGTGAAGATGCAGCTCGAGGCCTTGCGCCCGCTGTTGGCCGGTGGGGCGTCGCCCCGCCTTGATCGCCTGCTCTCGCTGGTCGATACTGGCATCGCGAGCATTCGGCAGGTCACCAGCGATCTGCGCCCGTCGCTGCTCGATGATCTGGGCCTGCGGCCGGCGTTGCATTCGCTGGTCACCGATTTCACTGAGCGGAGCGGGATTCGCGCGACCTTCGACGCGCCTGGCGCGTTTCCGCCGCTGCATCCTGACGCCGATCTGGCGCTGTTCCGCGCGCTGCAGGAAGCGCTGTCGAACGTCGTGCGCCACGCGCAGGCATCGCAGGTCGATGTGCTGGTGACCGTCGATGACCAGGGACTCGTGCTGTCCGTCCGCGACGACGGCAACGGGTTTCCGATCGGACGCAACGGTCGCATTCGCGACGCCGAGCATCGCATGGGGCTGACCGGCATGCGCGAGCGCATCTTCGCCATCGGCGGCGATGTCGTCATCGCCAACCGGAGCAAAGGTGCTGAAGTGCGAATCAGCGCGCCGCGCGTGGATGTCGGCCTTTCAACGACCCTTTCAACGACTCCGACCCCTTGA
- a CDS encoding response regulator, protein MKRPSEVGQEPARIRVLIADDHALVREGLRYVLDADPGIEVVAEAANGRIAVEMALQFAPDVVVLDITMPEETGLHAAARLREALPSARILMLSMHDQTEYVREGMRIGTHGYLLKDSAGEELRAAIHAVHAGGTFFSPAVVKRLTASEAAPVSAPQVQLEQLTPRERDVLSGVARGLTNKAIAAELGISRRTVEAHRESLMRKLEIHSVAGLTRFALEAGLVADA, encoded by the coding sequence GTGAAACGACCGTCTGAAGTCGGGCAGGAGCCCGCGCGTATTCGCGTGCTGATCGCCGACGATCACGCGCTCGTACGCGAAGGTTTGCGCTACGTGCTCGATGCGGATCCGGGCATCGAAGTGGTGGCGGAGGCCGCGAACGGCCGCATCGCTGTGGAAATGGCGCTGCAGTTCGCACCGGATGTCGTCGTGCTCGACATCACGATGCCCGAAGAGACCGGACTGCATGCTGCCGCGCGCCTTCGCGAGGCGTTGCCCTCGGCGCGCATCCTCATGTTGAGCATGCACGACCAAACGGAGTACGTGCGCGAAGGGATGCGCATCGGTACGCACGGCTATCTGCTGAAAGACTCGGCCGGCGAGGAATTGCGGGCAGCGATTCACGCGGTGCATGCTGGTGGTACGTTCTTCAGTCCCGCCGTCGTGAAACGACTCACCGCGAGCGAAGCGGCACCGGTGTCGGCGCCGCAGGTGCAGCTCGAGCAGCTCACACCGCGCGAACGCGATGTGCTGAGCGGCGTGGCCCGTGGACTGACCAACAAGGCGATCGCGGCGGAGCTGGGTATCAGTCGACGAACGGTGGAGGCGCATCGCGAGAGTCTGATGCGGAAGCTCGAGATTCACAGCGTCGCGGGGCTCACGCGATTCGCGCTTGAAGCGGGGTTGGTCGCCGACGCGTGA
- a CDS encoding phosphatase PAP2 family protein: MSPWLIRLDARDRALFARLALRSTTARSRRRFWTSLTHLGGARASIGLALTQSLLPDGSFALSWRTLCLLGLSHLVVQLIKRSVGRPRPSAGESSGALVLVPDRFSFPSGHACAAMALALGVASAVPALTVPLLIAALLVGFSRVMLGVHYPGDVLMGQAIALISAYPILG; encoded by the coding sequence ATGAGCCCATGGCTGATTCGACTCGATGCGCGTGACCGCGCCTTGTTCGCCCGCCTCGCCCTGAGGTCCACCACCGCGCGTTCGCGCCGGCGCTTCTGGACCTCCCTCACCCACCTTGGCGGCGCCCGCGCCAGCATCGGTCTCGCCCTCACGCAGTCGCTGCTTCCCGATGGCTCGTTCGCGCTCAGCTGGCGCACGTTGTGTCTGCTCGGGCTGTCGCATCTGGTGGTGCAGCTGATCAAGCGGTCGGTGGGTCGGCCGCGGCCATCGGCCGGTGAATCGTCGGGAGCGTTGGTGCTCGTCCCCGATCGGTTCTCCTTCCCGTCGGGGCACGCCTGCGCGGCGATGGCCCTCGCGCTCGGCGTCGCAAGCGCGGTACCGGCGCTCACCGTGCCGCTCCTCATCGCGGCGCTGCTGGTCGGTTTCTCCCGCGTCATGCTGGGTGTGCACTACCCCGGCGATGTGCTCATGGGGCAGGCGATCGCGCTGATATCGGCGTACCCGATACTGGGGTAG
- a CDS encoding lytic transglycosylase domain-containing protein, whose translation MKLPFHFAPVLLLLATGACGRAGSVAPVTTPTPVAAKSAPVAATVTAPTAKADRATTDEVVSAVVAVFGDSAVLHPADSASIADDPIWDINVRSYETHDRVEHYVGLFSNSAKERFLARLSRGTRYEPMIRAKLRASGMPEDLTYLALIESGYDPHAYSRAAAVGMWQFMSGTARGVGMRVDWWMDERRDPARSTDGAIRFLRDLQKQFGSLYLAAAAYNGGPGRVARGLTRFASEMDGAEGEDRFFALAEQDYLRAETKNYVPQIIAAALVAKMPARYGLVIDSLPLYGYDSVLVTPGTSLAHIAAASGATKAEVRDLNPAVLRGITPPDASIWARVPVGLADRTRLALDSIPEEDRRGFRMASVSGSTGTPAGFADAHGVTVKQLRWFNPTIKTTKKGRLVAGQSLRIPSDLAIDFAREIPDPGIERYGGSSPTTLTSRGIHVVKRGESLGAIAKRYGTTVPRLKSLNGIKGSRVIAGQTLRVRSGTSTASSTSSSAKKSAAKKASAKKASAKKATVKKSGAKKSTAKKKPVAKKKTASSKKKTPPRK comes from the coding sequence GTGAAACTTCCCTTCCATTTCGCACCGGTCCTGCTGTTACTCGCGACCGGAGCGTGCGGCCGTGCAGGATCGGTCGCTCCCGTCACCACGCCGACACCCGTCGCCGCCAAGTCCGCGCCAGTCGCTGCGACGGTCACGGCACCCACGGCGAAGGCGGATCGCGCCACGACGGATGAAGTCGTCAGCGCGGTGGTGGCGGTGTTCGGCGACAGCGCCGTACTCCATCCCGCCGACTCGGCCAGCATCGCTGACGACCCGATCTGGGACATCAACGTCCGCTCGTACGAAACGCACGATCGGGTCGAGCACTATGTCGGGCTCTTCTCGAACAGCGCGAAGGAGCGGTTTCTTGCGCGTCTCTCACGCGGCACGCGCTACGAGCCGATGATACGGGCAAAGCTTCGGGCGAGTGGTATGCCGGAAGACCTGACCTACCTCGCACTGATCGAAAGCGGCTACGACCCGCATGCCTACTCGCGCGCGGCGGCGGTGGGCATGTGGCAGTTCATGAGCGGCACCGCCCGTGGCGTGGGCATGCGCGTGGATTGGTGGATGGACGAGCGTCGTGACCCGGCGCGCTCGACCGATGGGGCGATCCGCTTCTTGCGCGACCTGCAGAAGCAGTTTGGCTCACTGTATCTGGCGGCGGCGGCGTACAACGGCGGCCCCGGTCGTGTTGCGCGTGGTCTCACGCGATTCGCCAGCGAGATGGATGGCGCCGAAGGCGAGGATCGTTTCTTTGCGCTTGCCGAGCAGGACTATCTGCGAGCCGAAACCAAGAATTACGTGCCGCAAATCATCGCGGCGGCGCTCGTGGCCAAGATGCCGGCCCGCTATGGGCTGGTGATCGACTCCTTGCCGCTGTACGGGTACGATTCCGTGTTGGTCACCCCGGGCACCAGCCTCGCGCACATCGCGGCGGCCAGCGGCGCGACGAAGGCGGAAGTGCGCGACCTGAACCCGGCGGTCCTGCGGGGTATTACTCCGCCCGACGCGAGTATCTGGGCGCGCGTGCCGGTTGGACTGGCGGATCGCACGCGCCTGGCGCTCGACAGCATTCCCGAAGAGGATCGCCGAGGCTTCCGGATGGCCTCGGTGAGTGGCAGCACCGGCACGCCGGCCGGTTTCGCCGACGCGCATGGCGTGACGGTCAAGCAGCTTCGCTGGTTCAATCCGACGATCAAGACGACCAAGAAGGGGCGCCTGGTCGCCGGTCAGTCGCTACGGATTCCGAGCGACCTGGCGATCGATTTCGCGCGGGAGATCCCCGATCCCGGCATCGAGCGGTACGGCGGCTCGTCGCCGACCACGCTGACCTCCCGCGGCATTCACGTGGTGAAGCGGGGGGAGTCGCTCGGGGCGATTGCCAAGCGCTACGGCACCACGGTGCCCCGGCTGAAATCGCTGAACGGCATCAAAGGCTCTCGCGTAATCGCCGGCCAGACGCTGCGCGTGCGCAGCGGCACCTCGACGGCGTCGAGCACGTCGTCGTCGGCGAAGAAGTCCGCCGCCAAAAAGGCGAGTGCCAAGAAGGCGAGTGCCAAGAAGGCGACGGTGAAGAAGTCCGGCGCCAAGAAGTCGACGGCGAAGAAGAAGCCCGTCGCCAAAAAGAAGACGGCGTCCTCCAAGAAGAAGACGCCGCCGAGAAAGTAG
- a CDS encoding lytic transglycosylase domain-containing protein: MTDSTDSTDKVPSRDAVARRRRMHRRHAKRRLTSVFSAAAVVFTLAVIVTPDAPSPAVAPAIAFNGMTATAPAASKAASLPIQPLWRPAGEVLKRSKAVSAAPTLPFGHDAKEGERRESLSRLHRIYTYSAKYRIKPELARRIYDAATTAGIEPELGFRLVRVESVFDTRAVSSAGALGLTQLMLGTAREFEPNVTREQLLDPDVNLRIGFKYLRGLIRDYKGDLKLALLVYNRGPVAVQRSLSMGMSPANGYESIITKGYRGRGYLD, translated from the coding sequence ATGACCGATTCTACCGATTCGACCGATAAAGTACCGAGCCGCGACGCGGTGGCTCGCAGACGACGGATGCATCGTCGTCATGCAAAGCGTCGTTTGACGAGTGTGTTCTCAGCGGCAGCGGTGGTGTTTACGCTCGCCGTGATCGTGACTCCCGACGCCCCCTCGCCTGCGGTGGCTCCGGCGATTGCCTTCAACGGGATGACGGCAACCGCACCGGCCGCTTCCAAGGCCGCCAGCCTGCCGATCCAGCCGCTCTGGCGTCCGGCGGGTGAGGTGCTCAAGCGCTCGAAGGCCGTTTCCGCAGCCCCGACGCTCCCTTTCGGGCACGATGCAAAGGAAGGCGAGCGTCGCGAGTCGCTCAGTCGCTTGCATCGCATCTATACATACAGCGCCAAGTACCGCATCAAACCGGAACTTGCCCGCCGGATCTATGATGCCGCCACGACGGCCGGCATCGAACCGGAGTTGGGCTTCCGACTGGTGCGCGTGGAAAGTGTCTTCGACACGCGGGCCGTCAGCTCCGCCGGCGCGTTGGGACTCACGCAGCTCATGCTCGGTACGGCCCGCGAGTTCGAGCCCAACGTCACCCGGGAACAGTTGCTCGACCCCGATGTGAACCTCAGGATCGGCTTCAAATACCTCCGTGGCCTCATTCGCGACTATAAGGGCGATCTCAAGCTGGCCCTGTTGGTCTACAACCGCGGTCCGGTGGCGGTGCAGCGGTCGCTGAGCATGGGCATGAGCCCCGCCAACGGCTACGAGAGCATCATCACGAAGGGCTACCGCGGCCGTGGGTATTTGGACTGA
- the moaC gene encoding cyclic pyranopterin monophosphate synthase MoaC: MPAREFSHLDAAGNFTMVDVAEKPISVRSALASGSIRMEVSTLKAIRDNTLKKGDVIPVARLAGIQAAKRTADLIPLCHPLPLSGIDVRVNVDESLPGLRVEGFVRTTAQTGVEMEALTAVSVSLLTIYDMAKAIDRTMVISEIVLREKRGGTKGDFTRDP, from the coding sequence GTGCCCGCGCGCGAGTTTTCGCACCTGGATGCGGCAGGAAATTTCACCATGGTGGATGTGGCGGAGAAGCCGATTTCGGTCCGTTCGGCCCTCGCCAGCGGCTCGATTCGAATGGAGGTGAGCACGCTTAAAGCAATACGTGACAACACATTAAAGAAAGGCGATGTGATTCCGGTTGCGCGGCTCGCCGGCATTCAGGCTGCGAAGCGGACGGCCGACCTCATCCCGCTCTGCCACCCGCTCCCTTTGTCGGGGATCGATGTCCGGGTTAACGTTGATGAGTCCCTACCGGGCCTTCGGGTCGAGGGATTCGTCAGGACCACCGCTCAGACCGGGGTGGAGATGGAAGCGTTGACTGCAGTCTCCGTGTCGTTGTTGACGATTTACGACATGGCGAAGGCAATCGACCGGACAATGGTGATCTCCGAGATCGTGCTGCGCGAAAAGCGCGGCGGCACGAAGGGGGATTTCACCCGAGATCCGTGA
- a CDS encoding DNA polymerase III subunit delta': MSLRPLYGHAALRHRLTAAAADDRLPASIMLQGRRGVGKQRLGLWLGQYLLCERALSERLDEPCGDCQHCRYTVRGMHPDLHWFFPRPRLKDGDASPDDVKADYSEAIAERMEAEGLWAPSIGTEGLYVATVRALVHQASLRPAMARRAVFVVGDAERMVSQEGADQAANAFLKLLEEPPPGTTIILTTSEPGNLLPTIKSRVVAIRVPTLSRADIDAFLDDAVVVRKLARVPRDEALARMNGAPGELFAGESMAAAFTAARRILDAALQPSTPDGTAERIKAAARQGVAGARGAFTDTLEALTHLLHARAKQLVDVGREADARRTASAVVIVEFAKAKAQGNVSPQLLGASLLSSLHRTLRP, translated from the coding sequence ATGTCGCTTCGCCCGCTCTACGGACATGCCGCCCTGCGGCATCGGCTCACGGCGGCGGCCGCCGATGACCGGCTGCCGGCCAGCATCATGCTGCAAGGTCGCCGCGGTGTCGGCAAGCAGCGCCTCGGACTTTGGCTCGGACAATACCTGCTCTGCGAGCGGGCGCTGTCGGAACGCCTCGACGAACCGTGCGGCGACTGCCAGCACTGCCGATACACCGTGCGCGGCATGCACCCCGACCTGCACTGGTTCTTTCCGCGTCCGCGTCTCAAGGATGGCGACGCGTCGCCGGATGACGTGAAGGCGGACTACAGCGAGGCCATCGCCGAGCGCATGGAGGCGGAGGGGCTGTGGGCGCCCTCGATCGGTACGGAGGGGCTCTATGTCGCCACCGTGCGCGCGCTGGTGCATCAGGCGTCGCTACGCCCGGCGATGGCGCGCCGGGCGGTGTTCGTGGTCGGCGACGCCGAGCGCATGGTGTCGCAGGAAGGCGCCGATCAGGCGGCTAACGCCTTTCTCAAGCTGCTCGAGGAGCCGCCGCCGGGCACGACGATCATTCTGACCACCAGCGAGCCGGGCAATCTGCTTCCCACCATCAAGTCGCGCGTGGTCGCGATACGCGTGCCCACCCTCAGCCGCGCTGACATCGACGCGTTTCTCGACGACGCGGTGGTGGTGCGCAAGCTCGCGCGCGTTCCACGCGACGAAGCGCTGGCGCGGATGAATGGCGCACCCGGCGAGTTGTTCGCTGGCGAATCGATGGCGGCGGCGTTCACGGCGGCGCGGCGTATTCTCGACGCCGCGTTGCAACCGTCCACACCGGACGGCACGGCCGAACGCATCAAAGCCGCGGCGCGTCAGGGCGTAGCCGGTGCGCGCGGTGCATTCACCGATACCCTTGAGGCGTTGACGCATCTGTTGCATGCACGCGCCAAACAGTTGGTCGATGTCGGACGTGAGGCGGACGCGCGACGCACCGCGTCGGCGGTGGTCATTGTTGAATTCGCGAAGGCCAAGGCACAGGGCAATGTGAGCCCGCAACTGCTTGGTGCCTCGTTGCTCTCCTCCCTCCACCGGACCCTCCGCCCGTGA